The Equus caballus isolate H_3958 breed thoroughbred chromosome 22, TB-T2T, whole genome shotgun sequence genome window below encodes:
- the BPIFB6 gene encoding BPI fold-containing family B member 6 yields MLWILCLGFCSLLPRTQADPGALLRLGMDVMNHEVQSAMDESHILEKMAAEAGKKRPGVKPIKGLTNLKVKDVKLPVIALSFIPGVGIFQCVSTGMTITGKSFMGGNMEIIVVLNITATNRLLQDEETGLPTFKSEGCEVILVSVKTNLPSNMLPKVVNKFLDSTLHKVLPDLMCPAIDAVLVYVNRKWANLNAAMPVGQMGTVKYVLTSIPTATANYIQVDFSPVVQQQEGNAIQLADAREVLEFPKDYATGSSQLLLSAAFLTAELALLQKSFDVTVRDRMIGELPPQTTKTLAGFIPEVAEAYPKPKPLVTQIRINKPPKVTMKMGKSLLLLHGTLEMLAARRRGRAPVTIFLLEAHFNLKVQYSVREDRLQMATSLDRLLSLSRVSSSIGTFNEKELTGFITDYLREAYIPGINDALQVGLPLPDILDMNYNLAELDIVENALVLDLKLD; encoded by the exons ATGCTGTGGATCCTGTGTCTGGGCTTCTGCAGCCTGCTGCCCCGCACACAAGCTGACCCCGGGGCACTGCTGCGGCTGGGCATGGATGTCATGAACCACG AGGTCCAGAGTGCCATGGATGAGAGTCATATCCTGGAGAAGATGGCAGCTGAGGCGGGCAAGAAACGGCCAGGGGTGAAACCCATCAAGGGCCTCACTAA CCTGAAGGTGAAGGACGTGAAGCTGCCTGTCATCGCACTGAGCTTCATACCTGGGGTGGGCATCTTCCAGTGTGTGTCCACAGGCATGACCATCACTGGCAAGAG cttcATGGGTGGGAACATGGAGATCATCGTGGTCCTGAATATCACAGCCACCAACCGACTTCTGCAGGATGAGGAGACAGGCCTCCCCACCTTCAAGAGCGAGGGCTGTGAGGTCATCCTGGTCAGTGTGAAGACCAACCTGCCCAGCAA CATGCTGCCTAAGGTGGTCAACAAGTTCCTGGACAGCACCCTACACAAGGTTCTCCCTGACCTG ATGTGTCCAGCCATCGACGCAGTCCTGGTGTATGTGAACAGGAAGTGGGCCAACCTGAATG CTGCCATGCCTGTGGGCCAGATGGGCACTGTCAAATATGTCCTGACGTCCATCCCAACCGCCACAGCCAACTACATCCAAGTGGACTTCAGC CCTGTGGTGCAGCAACAGGAGGGTAACGCCATCCAGCTTGCTGACGCCAGGGAGGTGCTTGAGTTCCCCAAGGACTACGCTACAGGCTCCTCGCAGCTGCTGCTCTCGGCCGCCTTCCTCACAGCAGAGCTTGCCCTTCTGCAGAAGTCCTTTGATGTGACTGTCCGGGATAGGATG ATTGGAGAGCTGCCCCCACAAACCACCAAGACACTGGCTGGCTTCATTCCTGAA GTGGCTGAGGCCTATCCCAAGCCGAAGCCCTTGGTGACCCAGATCAGGATAAACAAGCCTCCCAAGGTCACCATGAAGATGGGCAAGAGCCTGCTGCTCCTCCACGGCACCCTGGAGATGCTCGCTGCTCGGCGGCGGGGCAGGGCTCCCGTGACCATCTTTCTCTTGGAAGCT CACTTCAACCTCAAAGTCCAGTACTCAGTCCGTGAGGACCGGCTGCAGATGGCCACCTCCCTGGACAG ATTGCTGAGCCTGTCCCGGGTGTCCTCATCGATTGGCACCTTCAAT GAGAAGGAACTGACGGGCTTCATCACAGATTATCTCCGAGAAGCCTACATCCCAGGCATCAATG ATGCGCTCCAAGTCGGCCTCCCGCTTCCGGACATTCTGGACATGAATTACAACCTGGCAGAGCTGGACATAGTAGAG AACGCCCTGGTGTTGGACTTGAAGCTGGACTGA